In Luteitalea sp. TBR-22, one genomic interval encodes:
- a CDS encoding VWA domain-containing protein — MTRTVVATVIALLVNVGSVVTRGQEVTLRARVDVVTIDAFVHHEGRPIMGLTAADFLVRDNGVEQEVRALGTTDSAHVIVALDLSGSVAGDVRSRLEGAVRGLLDRLTAGDRVSLLTFADRVRVHHVSDVPTMVRLDDLARVPALGATTLLDALLVGSQLARADTRPALLLVFTDGADTASWTTAGRVLEALRQASVTVVPVAAGLPSAAPSPRDATYFRTRSWLAASPGDLVRLMDRLAEATGGEVVRLERNAALADAFGRILDRYRQRYLLSFTPRADNPRGWHRLDVRLRQRAGTVVARPGYVAP, encoded by the coding sequence GTGACGCGTACCGTGGTGGCTACGGTGATCGCTTTGCTCGTGAATGTAGGAAGCGTCGTCACACGAGGGCAGGAGGTGACGCTGCGCGCGCGGGTAGACGTCGTCACCATCGACGCGTTCGTGCACCACGAGGGGCGCCCGATCATGGGGCTGACCGCTGCCGACTTCCTCGTGCGCGACAACGGGGTGGAGCAGGAGGTGCGGGCGCTCGGGACGACCGACAGCGCGCACGTCATCGTGGCGCTCGACCTGAGCGGCAGCGTGGCCGGTGACGTCCGGTCGCGCCTCGAGGGGGCAGTCCGCGGCCTGCTGGACCGGCTCACGGCGGGCGACCGCGTGTCGCTCCTCACGTTCGCGGACCGGGTGCGCGTCCATCACGTCTCCGACGTCCCGACCATGGTGCGCCTCGATGATCTCGCGCGCGTCCCGGCCTTGGGAGCGACGACGCTGCTCGACGCCCTGCTCGTGGGCAGCCAATTGGCGCGAGCGGATACGCGCCCCGCCCTCCTCCTGGTCTTCACCGATGGCGCCGACACGGCGAGTTGGACGACGGCCGGGCGGGTGCTCGAGGCGCTGCGCCAGGCGTCGGTCACGGTCGTGCCCGTCGCCGCGGGCCTGCCGTCAGCGGCACCGAGCCCACGCGATGCGACGTACTTCCGCACGCGGTCCTGGTTGGCTGCCTCGCCTGGAGACCTGGTGCGGTTGATGGACAGGCTGGCCGAAGCGACTGGCGGCGAAGTCGTGCGCCTCGAGCGCAACGCGGCACTCGCCGACGCGTTCGGCCGCATCCTCGACCGGTATCGTCAGCGCTACCTGCTGTCGTTCACGCCGCGGGCGGACAATCCGCGAGGCTGGCACCGGCTGGACGTGCGCCTGCGCCAGCGCGCTGGAACCGTGGTCGCGCGTCCGGGCTATGTCGCGCCTTGA
- a CDS encoding GIY-YIG nuclease family protein, with product MHYVYILRCADDSLYVGETSDVVARVLTHRAGEASGFTSQRLPVTLVYAEQHTDRLRARARERQLKRWTRVKKEALIAGDLALLKRL from the coding sequence GTGCACTACGTCTACATCCTGCGGTGTGCTGACGACTCGCTCTACGTCGGCGAGACGAGCGATGTGGTCGCGCGGGTCCTTACCCACCGGGCCGGCGAGGCCTCAGGCTTCACGAGTCAGCGCCTTCCGGTCACGCTCGTGTATGCCGAACAGCACACCGACAGGCTTCGAGCGCGGGCACGTGAACGGCAACTGAAGCGCTGGACGCGGGTCAAGAAGGAAGCGCTCATCGCCGGCGACCTGGCGCTGCTGAAGCGCCTGTGA
- a CDS encoding helix-turn-helix domain-containing protein — protein MKRQSWTDIKTRVTPATRARIESEARSLSDQLHLSQLRKAKGLTQEAMAELLGVTQAEVSKMERRSELYIGTLKKFIEAMDGELVLAARFPDGTEVPIRLAEPEQVT, from the coding sequence ATGAAGCGACAGTCCTGGACGGACATCAAGACCCGCGTCACCCCGGCCACTCGGGCGCGCATCGAGTCGGAGGCGCGGAGCCTCAGCGACCAGCTCCACCTGTCGCAGCTGCGCAAGGCCAAGGGGCTGACGCAGGAAGCTATGGCCGAGCTCCTGGGCGTGACTCAGGCGGAAGTATCGAAGATGGAACGCCGCAGTGAGCTGTACATCGGCACGCTCAAGAAGTTCATCGAAGCGATGGACGGCGAACTCGTACTCGCCGCGCGCTTCCCGGACGGGACCGAGGTGCCGATCCGATTGGCCGAGCCTGAGCAGGTGACCTAG
- a CDS encoding type II toxin-antitoxin system RelE/ParE family toxin — MAWEVEGTDTFADWFVRLSEDEQVDVGRVVELLVEHGPSLPFPYSSGIHGSRHRHMRELRIQHAGRPYRVLYAFDPRRAAILLLGGDKTGQDRWYEQHVPVADDLYDEYLAALAKEGLL, encoded by the coding sequence ATGGCCTGGGAGGTCGAGGGCACCGACACGTTCGCGGATTGGTTCGTGCGGTTGTCCGAGGACGAACAGGTCGATGTGGGTCGTGTGGTCGAGTTGCTGGTCGAACACGGTCCGTCGCTGCCCTTCCCCTACTCGTCGGGCATCCACGGCTCACGCCATCGGCACATGCGCGAGTTGCGCATCCAGCACGCGGGGCGGCCGTACCGGGTGCTCTACGCCTTCGACCCGCGCCGCGCGGCGATCCTGTTGCTCGGCGGCGACAAGACCGGGCAGGACCGCTGGTACGAGCAGCACGTGCCGGTGGCCGACGACCTGTACGACGAATACCTCGCGGCCCTGGCGAAGGAAGGCCTGCTATGA